GTAAGGGGAGTTGCACCAAAATACCGTCAATATTTTTATCTGCGTTAAGTTGGTCAATAATCGCTAATAATTCATTTTGCGTAGTTGTTTCAGGGAGGTCATAAGATTTAGAGAGAATACCAATTTCTTCACAACTTTTACGTTTATTGCCCACATAAATTTGCGAAGCAGGATCAGCACCAACGAGGATTACAGCAAGTCCTGGAGCGCGTTTTCCTTGTTCAATATAATGGGTTATTTTATCTGCTAAATTAGCTTTAATTTGTTTTGAAAGTTCAGTACCAGAGATGATTTTTGCGGTCATTGAGCTATCCTTAATATGATTATGTGATGAAAAAGAAAGCGTTTGCTATTTTAACGAACAATGATTTTTTTACAATGAAAAAGGGGGATTTTTCCTAAAGTGGAATAATTTTGAACAATCAAGTTGAAAAATCAAAAATTTCATTGACTGAAATAAAAACAAACTTATAATTGACCGCACTTGTCGGCGAGTAGCGCAGCTTGGTAGCGCAACTGGTTTGGGACCAGTGGGTCGTAGGTTCAAATCCTATCTCGCCGACCACTTCTTTCATATTTTCTTGAAATTTTTACAAAAGAAATCCTTTGAATGCGCCCTTAGCTCAGCTGGATAGAGCAACGCCCTTCTAAGGCGTGGGTCAAAGGTTCGAATCCTTTAGGGCGTGCCATTTGTTATTTGTTTAACTAGACTCTGTCTAGTTTTTTCAAATATAAGTCTTTTAGTTTGTTAGATTTTATGTTCATGATCTGCATCATTTGAGTGAAGAAGCTTAAATACACTCTTGATGATGCAGATAAAAACAATATTTTGGTTATTTAAGTATTTTCCAAGCTCTGAAGCCGTAAACGGCAATTACTACAAAACAGATTAATGGTAGGATAAAGGAGAAATTTACTGCTGGAAGTCCCATAACTTCGCCTTGGTCAATAATCATTCCTTGTAGTGGTGGCATTAATGCGCCGCCTACAATAGCCATTACTAAGCCTGCAGCTCCTAATGTCGATTCCTCTTTTAAGCCATAGAGGGCAATACCATAAATGGTAGGGAACATTAAAGACATAAAACCTGAGGTCAAAATTAGGCAGTATAGACCCCATATACCGTCAATAAAGATAACTCCGAGAATACTTAAAAAACCACCAATAGCAAAGAGCATCAGCATAAATTCTGCTTTTAAATATTTCATTAATGCCGTGCTAATAAAGCGACTGCTAATAAAAATAGCCATAGCAATGATGTTAAAGTTTTGCCCCTCAGCTTTAGTGAAGCCTAAACGTTCAGCATATTGTACGATAAATGTCCAACACATAATTTGAACACCCACGTAAAAGGCTTGTGCGATCACACCCTCACGATATTTAGCTTTTTTAGCCAGTTTGCTTATTGCACTTTTAAAGCTAATTTGTCCACTTTCTTCTACTTTTACAGCAGGCATTTTTTTCAACCCAATGATAATAAACATTGTAACTACGACAAAACCAAGTGCTATGTAAGGATCGCGAATTTCAGCTAAATCATGGGTGCGAATCCCCATTTTTTCTGCTTCAGACAGGGTGTGGTAAATCAAATTTCCTGCAGCATCACGTTTGTCAGATTCAAGATTCGTTAGGACTAACTGGGAAGCAACAAACATACCTGTTATTGAACCAAGCGGATTAAATGATTGTGCGAAATTTAAACGACGTGTAGCTGTTTGCGGATCTCCCATTGCAAGAATATAAGGATTGGCAGTGGTTTCCAAAAAAGCAAGCCCAAAGGTTAAAATATAAAGGGAGATTAAAAAGAAATTAAATGTTTCATATTGCGCAGCTGGCCAAAATAAAAATGCACCTATTGCATAAAGAGCAAGCCCCAGAAGAATCCCCGCTTTGTAGCTATAGCGACTTGCAAATAATGCCGCAGGAATAGCCATTGTGCCGTATCCTCCATAAAAAGCTAATTGTACCAATGCCGCTTCTGAGGCTGGAATTTCCATTACTGTTTGAAATACTGCGACCATCGGATTGGTAATGTCGTTGGCAAATCCCCAAAGAGCAAATAAGCTAGTAATAAGCACAAAGGGGGCGATGAATTTCTTTTCTAAAACTTTGGCGTTCATAATGTTTTCCTCATGTAAGTGATGGGGTATAACAAGGTTTAGGATTCTTCAATACGTAATCCATAGGTGTGGAATTTACCTAACACTACCTGCATTTGCTCTTTGCTGAGCAGTGGAATTTCTAATCCTGTAGAGAGTAATTTCAAATACCAAGATGCTAATACTTCTACTTCTTGTGCAAGCCATAAAGCTTTATCTAGGTTTTCTCCGCAAGTGATTAAACCATGGTGTGCTAGTAAAATGGCTTTACTTTCTTTGATTCCTGTTGCGACATAACTAGCTAATTCGTGAGTACCAAATGTTGCGTAAGGTACACAAGGAATATGATCTGTGCCGCCTACGGCTACCATATAATGAATTGCAGGAATAGGTTTCTCGAGAATGGATAAGCCTGCACAGTGAATGGAATGATTGTGGACAACGGCATTTGCTTCAGGGCGAGTATGATAAACACTCAAGTGAAATTGCCATTCGCTTGATGGTAATTTATTTTCTTCGTGTTTACCATTTCCATCAACATAAACAATGTTTTCTGGCTTCATTAAGTGATATGGCATACCTGTCGGGGTAATCAGCATTCCATCTTTATAACGAACACTAACGTTTCCCGCCGTGCCTTGATTTAAACCTAATTTTGTCATTTCAAGACAAGTATCAATGATTTTTTGTGATAATTCTGTTCTGTTCATTTTGTAATACCTCTATTGTTTATAAAATGGGAGTAACCCCTTTTTTAATGATAATGTTGCCATATTTTGCGATCTCACCACTGACAACAACAGCATAAGCCTGTTTAGCACGTGTATAAAAATCGAAGCGTTCTAGACAGGTTAAATTTGGTGTGAAACCGACCGCACTTTTAATCGCATTTAAGTAACGAGTTTCAACATTCGGATCTAAAGAATCTCCCTCAACTGCTTTCATCATCAACAGAGGGGCATCAACATAAGCATCAAATTCGAATAAGGGAGTTATTGCTTCAAGTAAAATATCTATAGATATACCATCTGCACGTATTACATTTTTATGTAGTGAATGTGCAGGAAAATGAGCGTCAGCTAGAACTATTTCATCGCCATGTCCCATTTCGGCGAGGGTTTTCAGTAATTCAGGGGAAAGAGCTGGGTGAATACCTTTTAGCATTTTATTGTTCCTTCTAATTTGGGTAAATTCTTTTTCTTGTTGGTTGCATCTCTTGCTGTGCTACGTTTACATTTTCGTAAATGCCTACGCCTGCAAAGGTAAACATTGCGGCACCGAGTACAGTACTTTCAGCAATGTCCACAACATCAATCGGTAAATTTAAGGTGTTTGCACGGATTTGATTCCACAATACATTTTTTGAGCCACCCCCAACACAAATTAAGCTTTTAGCTTGGAACTGACTGACTTGATGTAGCACGGATAAACCGTTTTTGAGTTGATTTGCCATATGTTGTAATGCGCTGACATAAATTTCTCCACGAGTAGCAAACATAGAAAGTCCACTGATATTACCTTGTCCTAGTTGGCTAAAAATACCTTCAAAATTGACCGCACTTTTTCCTGCATGAAAAGCCTGTTCTCCCTCTTTGATCATTGTGGTGTAATAGTGATCGCTGCCATAAACATCGGAAAATAATAATTTACCTAACCATTCTATTACGCCAGAACCCACCCATTGCACCGCAGGGTTAAAGCAATTGGATTGTGCATCAAATTCAGTGGTTAAGCCTTGAGAAACAAACTCAAATCTAGGTTCTGCGTGCTGGGTTCTAGCCATTAAGATTTCCCAAGTGCCAGAACTTAACACAGGCTGATTCAGCCCAGCACCAGACCCAAACACAGCAAATTGGGTATCATGTCCACAAGAAATGACAGGTACAGGATTTAACCCCCATTTCTGGGCTAATGGTGTACGTAATTTTCCAATTTTTTCACCTGCATAACGCATAGGAGGGAAATGGTTATTACTTAAACCCAGCGAGGCTAAAATCGATGGATCCCAATTACCGTTAGTAAGGTTTGTCATCATTGATGTTCCCGCCATTGTGTGATCTGTTGTGAATTGACCAGTTAAGCGTTGAGTGAGCATTGATGAAATAAACACGAATTTAGTCATTTTTTGGAAAATATCTGGCTTATGTGTTTTTAACCAATGTAATTTAAATAAGGTATTAAAACTGTATTGACCAATGCCGTTACGTTGATAAAGGGATTTGATATCTAATTGATTAGATAGATTTTCCATTACTGGTATGGTTCGTGGACACTTCCATGAAATAATCGGATAAAGCTGTTGATCATTTTCATCAAAAGGTGCGCCATCCACGCCGAATGTGGTAACAGATATTCCTACAATATCTTTTAAATCAATACCTTGTTGCATTAATTGATTGAAGGTTTGAGTTGCACAAGAGGTTAATTTTTGCCAGATTTCTTCAATATCCCAAATATGATAATCAGATGATTCGATTCCTTGTTTTGTATTATTAGCAAGGTGATGAGAGGCAAGAATTTGTCCTTTTTCATTTATCGCAATGGTGCGTAAATTTGTTGCGCCACAGTCAAAAATCAATGCGATAGCCATAAAAACTCTCCTCAGCGCAGTCAAAAATCATTATGTTTTTGACCGCACTTTTTTATAAAAACAAATTAGGGGTTATTTATAAAGCGGACCAAAGTTTTGGCAGGCTCGATAATCTTGCCCTTCCTTGTCTTGACCAAATCCATTCCAAGCACTAGGGCGGAAAATATTTTTCTCTGATATATTATGCATACAGACTGGAATGCGTAACATTGAAGCAAGAGTGATTAGATCAGCCCCCACATGACCGTGAGTCGCTACACAGTGGTTTGCTCCCCAATTTGCCATGACTGAATACACATCAGTAAATGCACCTTTTCCAGTTAAACGAGGAACAAACCATGTTGTTGGCCAAGTTTCATTAGTACGTTGATTTAATTTATTATGTACATCTTGAGGTAGGTCGATTGACCATCCTTCAGCAATTTGTAGAACGGGACCTAGACCTTTAATAAGGTTAATGCGGTGCATTGTAAACGGTATGCCACCTTTGGTTAGGAATTGAGAAGATAAACCGCCCCCACGAAAATATTCGTGAACAGCAGGACACCAACGCGTATTTTCTAAGCAACGTTTTGCTTCTTCTTCGGTGACATCCCATGCCGGTTTTAAGGTTGGATTGCCTTGAGCATCTTGATGCTCTCCTGTTCCATCAAGTGCAGCTGAACCTGAATTGATTAAATGAATGAATCCACTTTCAGGTCGCCATCCAGTAACACGCTCAACCGAATCTTGACTCCAATAAGTACGCACATCTGCGAAAATTTGAGCTTTGCCAGTTAATTGATGCCCAAATAACATTCCTATTGCATTTAAACTATCATTTTCCGTGGCAAGAATATAAGGTGGACGCACGCCATTCCAGTCATAAGTTGAATTGAGCATTGCCTCCATAAAATCTCCGTTTGGCAAATGATCAGTCCAATGACGCTGCCCTTGAAAACCTGCTGCAATGGCATTATGGCCTAAGGCTTCTTCTGCATAATTTAATGTTGCTAATTTTGGATTTCCTACCATCAAATCACGAGTGATAATGGTCATTTTCACAACATTTTCCCAAAGTTCTGCACGCTCTTCCGCATTGCGTTGATTCTCTAGGCTATTTACATCAACCCCTTCTTTGCAATATTGTTTAACCCAACTCAAGGCTAAATCAACTTCTTCTTGATCATAAATTTTGCGGTCTAAACGGCGTTTAATTTCCATCATATCCACATATTCATTCCGCATACCTAAATATTCTTGGAAGAAAGCTTGATTTACAATAGAGCCTGCAATTCCCATGGAAACTGACCCGATAGATAAATAGGATTTTCCTCGAATACTTGCCACAGCAAGCCCAGCACGAGCAAAACGCAATAATTTTTCTTTTACATCTTCAGGAATGTTTGTGTCATCAGCTTCTTGAACTTCTGTACCGTAAATGGAAAAGGCTGGTAGTCCTAATTGAGAATGACCAGCAAGGGCGGCAGCTAAGTAAACCGCACCTGGGCGTTCCGTGCCGTTAAGTCCCCAAATTGCTTTAGGCATGTGAGGATCCATATCAATGGTTTCTGATCCATAACACCAACAAGGGGTAACGGTAATGGTTAATCCAACGTTTTCGCGTTTAAATTTATCCGCACAGACGGCTGCTTCAGCTACACCACCGATAGTGCTATCTGCAACTACACATTCAACAAAAGTACCATCTGTATGACGAATATGTGTTTGTAATAATTGAGCAACAGATTGAGCCATACGCATTGTTTGGCTTTCAAGAGATTCTCGAACTCCCATTCGACGACCATCAATAGTTGGACGAATACCGATTTTTATGCGATTTAATTGAGTAGCAAGAGCCATAGTTACACTCCTTTGTTTGTGCTTAAGTAAGAATGATGAAATCACTGCGGAACAAATTGTGCTTTCATTGAATTAGAGTGTGAAAGAAAAATGATGAGGAAAATAGTAAGAAATGAAATTTTAATGAAATTTTGTTGCAAAACTGAGAAGCAGATCACAAAAATTGACCATATTTAAGGAAATATATATGACCGATCTTTTAAATTTTTAATAATTTTCGGTCAAAATGGTCATATTTTTTTATAAAACGGTCATTATATCGTGTAGCTCACAATATTTTTGTAAGTTATCTGGAAGTGGTTGATCAGAAAAAATCGTATCAATTTTGCTTAAATCGGTAAGTTGAATCAAACTTTTCTTTTCAAACTTAGAAGAATCAATTAACAAATAAGCACGTTCTGAAGCCTCTATCATTTTTCGTTTCAAAGAGGCATTCAGCTCATTTGATTCCCAGATATTACCGTTTTGATCAATTCCTGAACAAGAAAACACGGAAAAATTAATATGTAATCGTTGTAATAAGTACTCAGATAAGGGACCGTAAAATGCTTCATATTTTGCTGAATAAACTCCGCCAGTGACAATAGTTTTAACATTGGATTTATTAACTAGGGCATTAATGTTAAACATTGAGTTGGTTACTACTGTACAAGGAATATCGGGCATTAAATAAGCAAAATACCAACTTGTTGAGCTTGCATCTAAACCTATAACGGCATTTTCATATAGCAAATCCAAGGCTTTTTGGGCAATATGTCGTTTAGCTGTTGCATTAATATGTTTTCGAGTTTGGAAAAATGAACCTAAATCTTTGGTTTTATTACTCACTGCTCCTCCGTGTGTTCGGTGCAATAAGCCTTTGTTCGCTAATTTGTTCAAATCGCGACGAATGGTTTCCACCGAAATATCACAATGCTGTGCAAGTTCTATTACGCTGGCTTTTCCTTGTTGATTTACCCATTGTAAAATTAATTCATCACGATAATTCATCTCTTTTCCCTACACGGTGGATTTAGTCGAGATTCTAGTTTACGCTTGAGTATGTTGAAAATCCAAGAATAAATTATATTGGGGGTGACGTATATCTTCATAAAAGTGCGGTCAATTTTTTGTGAGTTTCTTTTCAAGAGTATGCGAGCTACAATACGCCCCAAAATTTTATCAATGTAAATCAGAAAGAGAATTATTATGCCCTTTGCTATTGGTCAGCGTTGGTTGAGTGAAAGTGAAAACGCTTTAGGATTAGGTGTTATTACCGCATTAGATCAACGAACCGTCACGATTTATTTCCCCGCAGCAGATGAAACGAGGATATATGCTGCTGCACAAGCGCCTTTAAGTCGAATTGTGTTTAGCAAAGGCGAAACATTATCCCATCAAGCTGGCTGGCAAGGCGAGATTTTAGACGTTCAAAATATGAACGGTTTGTTGTTTTATTTAGTTAAAACCCCACAAGATGAAGATGTCATTGTGCAAGAACGTGATATTTCGCCGATTATTTCTTTTAGCCAAGCGAAAGATCGTTTGTTTTCAGCGCAAATTGATCGCAGCAGTCATTTTGCATTGCGTTATCGCACGCTTTGTCATCAGCAAGCACAATTTAAATCGCCATTGCGTGGTTTACGCGGAACGCGTGCGGGTTTAATTCCCCATCAGCTTCATATTGCAGCAGAGGTTGGTAATCGAGTTAATCCTCGCGTGTTATTGGCTGATGAGGTTGGTTTAGGGAAAACCATTGAAGCAGGAATGATTTTGCAGAATCAACGTTTTGCTGAGAAAGTGCAACGTGTTCTTATTATCGTGCCAGAAACTTTGCAACATCAATGGCTGGTGGAAATGCTTCGTCGTTTTAATTTGCATTTTTCACTTTTTGATGAAGAACGTTGCAACGATTTTGATCTTGATGCTGTTAATCCATTCACGACTGAAAGCTTAATTATTTGTTCTCTAAATTGGTTAGAAACGCATCCAAACCGAGTAGAGCAGGCACTTGATGCTCAATTTGACTGTTTAATTGTAGACGAAGCGCATCATCTGGTATGGTCAGAAAGCGCACCAAGTGCAGCTTATTTATTAGTTGAACAGCTTGCTCGCATCATTCCCTCTGTCTTGTTACTCACTGCAACTCCAGAGCAACTTGGGCAAGAAAGTCATTTTGCTCGTTTGCGTTTACTGGATCCAGAACGTTTCTTTGATTATCAAACCTTTGTGAAAGAGCAGGAACGCTACCAACCTGTGGTTAATGCTATTGAATCTTTGCTGGCAAATAAGGCATTAAGTGCGGTAGAAAAAAATCATATTTCTGATTTGTTGCTTGAACAAGATGTTGAGCCACTTTTTAAAGCGATTGCATCAAATAATGATGAAGAACAGCATCGTGCCCGTCAGGAATTGATTCAAGCCTTAATTGATCGTCACGGTACGGGGCGTATGTTATTTCGCAATACACGTCAAGGCGTGAAAGGTTTTCCACACCGTGTTTACCACCAAATTACACTCTCGGAAGAGAATGATAAAATTGATTGGCTGATTGATTTCCTTAAACTACATCGCGATGAAAAAATTTTTGTGATTTGCCAGACGGCGGCAACGGCGATTCAGTTAGAACAAATTTTACGTGAACGTG
The Haemophilus influenzae DNA segment above includes these coding regions:
- the fucP gene encoding L-fucose:H+ symporter permease; protein product: MNAKVLEKKFIAPFVLITSLFALWGFANDITNPMVAVFQTVMEIPASEAALVQLAFYGGYGTMAIPAALFASRYSYKAGILLGLALYAIGAFLFWPAAQYETFNFFLISLYILTFGLAFLETTANPYILAMGDPQTATRRLNFAQSFNPLGSITGMFVASQLVLTNLESDKRDAAGNLIYHTLSEAEKMGIRTHDLAEIRDPYIALGFVVVTMFIIIGLKKMPAVKVEESGQISFKSAISKLAKKAKYREGVIAQAFYVGVQIMCWTFIVQYAERLGFTKAEGQNFNIIAMAIFISSRFISTALMKYLKAEFMLMLFAIGGFLSILGVIFIDGIWGLYCLILTSGFMSLMFPTIYGIALYGLKEESTLGAAGLVMAIVGGALMPPLQGMIIDQGEVMGLPAVNFSFILPLICFVVIAVYGFRAWKILK
- the fucA gene encoding L-fuculose-phosphate aldolase yields the protein MNRTELSQKIIDTCLEMTKLGLNQGTAGNVSVRYKDGMLITPTGMPYHLMKPENIVYVDGNGKHEENKLPSSEWQFHLSVYHTRPEANAVVHNHSIHCAGLSILEKPIPAIHYMVAVGGTDHIPCVPYATFGTHELASYVATGIKESKAILLAHHGLITCGENLDKALWLAQEVEVLASWYLKLLSTGLEIPLLSKEQMQVVLGKFHTYGLRIEES
- the fucU gene encoding L-fucose mutarotase; translated protein: MLKGIHPALSPELLKTLAEMGHGDEIVLADAHFPAHSLHKNVIRADGISIDILLEAITPLFEFDAYVDAPLLMMKAVEGDSLDPNVETRYLNAIKSAVGFTPNLTCLERFDFYTRAKQAYAVVVSGEIAKYGNIIIKKGVTPIL
- the fucK gene encoding L-fuculokinase, with protein sequence MAIALIFDCGATNLRTIAINEKGQILASHHLANNTKQGIESSDYHIWDIEEIWQKLTSCATQTFNQLMQQGIDLKDIVGISVTTFGVDGAPFDENDQQLYPIISWKCPRTIPVMENLSNQLDIKSLYQRNGIGQYSFNTLFKLHWLKTHKPDIFQKMTKFVFISSMLTQRLTGQFTTDHTMAGTSMMTNLTNGNWDPSILASLGLSNNHFPPMRYAGEKIGKLRTPLAQKWGLNPVPVISCGHDTQFAVFGSGAGLNQPVLSSGTWEILMARTQHAEPRFEFVSQGLTTEFDAQSNCFNPAVQWVGSGVIEWLGKLLFSDVYGSDHYYTTMIKEGEQAFHAGKSAVNFEGIFSQLGQGNISGLSMFATRGEIYVSALQHMANQLKNGLSVLHQVSQFQAKSLICVGGGSKNVLWNQIRANTLNLPIDVVDIAESTVLGAAMFTFAGVGIYENVNVAQQEMQPTRKRIYPN
- the fucI gene encoding L-fucose isomerase — its product is MALATQLNRIKIGIRPTIDGRRMGVRESLESQTMRMAQSVAQLLQTHIRHTDGTFVECVVADSTIGGVAEAAVCADKFKRENVGLTITVTPCWCYGSETIDMDPHMPKAIWGLNGTERPGAVYLAAALAGHSQLGLPAFSIYGTEVQEADDTNIPEDVKEKLLRFARAGLAVASIRGKSYLSIGSVSMGIAGSIVNQAFFQEYLGMRNEYVDMMEIKRRLDRKIYDQEEVDLALSWVKQYCKEGVDVNSLENQRNAEERAELWENVVKMTIITRDLMVGNPKLATLNYAEEALGHNAIAAGFQGQRHWTDHLPNGDFMEAMLNSTYDWNGVRPPYILATENDSLNAIGMLFGHQLTGKAQIFADVRTYWSQDSVERVTGWRPESGFIHLINSGSAALDGTGEHQDAQGNPTLKPAWDVTEEEAKRCLENTRWCPAVHEYFRGGGLSSQFLTKGGIPFTMHRINLIKGLGPVLQIAEGWSIDLPQDVHNKLNQRTNETWPTTWFVPRLTGKGAFTDVYSVMANWGANHCVATHGHVGADLITLASMLRIPVCMHNISEKNIFRPSAWNGFGQDKEGQDYRACQNFGPLYK
- a CDS encoding DeoR/GlpR family DNA-binding transcription regulator yields the protein MNYRDELILQWVNQQGKASVIELAQHCDISVETIRRDLNKLANKGLLHRTHGGAVSNKTKDLGSFFQTRKHINATAKRHIAQKALDLLYENAVIGLDASSTSWYFAYLMPDIPCTVVTNSMFNINALVNKSNVKTIVTGGVYSAKYEAFYGPLSEYLLQRLHINFSVFSCSGIDQNGNIWESNELNASLKRKMIEASERAYLLIDSSKFEKKSLIQLTDLSKIDTIFSDQPLPDNLQKYCELHDIMTVL
- the rapA gene encoding RNA polymerase-associated protein RapA, yielding MPFAIGQRWLSESENALGLGVITALDQRTVTIYFPAADETRIYAAAQAPLSRIVFSKGETLSHQAGWQGEILDVQNMNGLLFYLVKTPQDEDVIVQERDISPIISFSQAKDRLFSAQIDRSSHFALRYRTLCHQQAQFKSPLRGLRGTRAGLIPHQLHIAAEVGNRVNPRVLLADEVGLGKTIEAGMILQNQRFAEKVQRVLIIVPETLQHQWLVEMLRRFNLHFSLFDEERCNDFDLDAVNPFTTESLIICSLNWLETHPNRVEQALDAQFDCLIVDEAHHLVWSESAPSAAYLLVEQLARIIPSVLLLTATPEQLGQESHFARLRLLDPERFFDYQTFVKEQERYQPVVNAIESLLANKALSAVEKNHISDLLLEQDVEPLFKAIASNNDEEQHRARQELIQALIDRHGTGRMLFRNTRQGVKGFPHRVYHQITLSEENDKIDWLIDFLKLHRDEKIFVICQTAATAIQLEQILREREAIRAAVFHEKMSIIERDRAAAYFADLENGAQVLLSSSIGSEGRNFQFAANLVLFDLPTNPDLLEQCIGRLDRIGQKRDVQIYVPCAKDSPQIRLARWYNEGLNAFEQTCPMGMALFSQFEDELEKVRSNSTALSENEFSELLKQTKTAREKLKIKLEKGRDRLLELNSHGGEQAQALADQIADEDNSPELVNFALKLFDIIGVEQEDLGANSIVISPTGTMLVPDFPGLKEEGVTVTFDREFALAREEMEFLTWDHPMIRQGIDLVASGDIGKAAMALLVNKQLPAGTLLIELIYLVESQSPKGLQLNRFLPPTPIRLLLDNKGNNIGEQVAFETLHSKLKPLGKNIANQMVKMARGNIEALITRGDQLVKSLAEPIITEAKNQADQQLSAEINRLQALRAVNQNIRQSEIDILEQQRTQSLDELSKANWRLDCLRIIVTNKE